A window of the Thiomicrospira microaerophila genome harbors these coding sequences:
- a CDS encoding metal-dependent transcriptional regulator yields the protein MSASKAIEDYLKCIYKLEDPNVQDKGVHTSAIASRLGVAQASVSNMIKKLSDQDYVKYEPYYGVSLTDSGRQVALQMIRRHRVIEQYLVERLGYLWDEVDEEAEVLEHAVSDKLVNAMWLALGQPSHDPHGSPIPDADGLITPQNLLPLTELEIGKSAKLARIKNRSPEELRYLSSIGLAMGVALKVQSKAPFNGPLMLEVGGQNHALDFRMAGALMVEA from the coding sequence ATGTCAGCGTCAAAAGCGATTGAAGACTATTTAAAGTGTATCTATAAACTTGAGGATCCGAATGTTCAGGATAAAGGGGTTCATACCTCGGCTATCGCTAGTCGTTTGGGCGTGGCCCAGGCTTCTGTCTCTAATATGATTAAGAAGTTATCCGATCAAGATTACGTTAAATATGAGCCTTATTATGGGGTATCTTTGACGGATTCAGGTCGGCAGGTTGCATTGCAAATGATTCGTCGTCATCGAGTAATTGAGCAGTATTTGGTTGAACGACTGGGCTATTTATGGGATGAAGTGGACGAGGAAGCAGAGGTTCTTGAACATGCGGTTAGTGATAAATTAGTCAATGCGATGTGGTTGGCCCTAGGTCAACCCTCTCATGATCCTCATGGTTCTCCAATCCCGGATGCAGATGGCTTAATTACCCCGCAAAATTTGTTGCCTTTAACTGAATTGGAAATTGGTAAGTCGGCAAAACTAGCACGTATTAAAAACCGTTCTCCAGAGGAGTTACGTTATTTGTCTTCAATAGGTTTAGCCATGGGTGTGGCGTTAAAAGTGCAGTCTAAGGCACCGTTTAATGGCCCCTTGATGCTTGAGGTTGGCGGACAAAACCATGCGCTCGACTTTCGTATGGCCGGTGCGTTGATGGTCGAGGCTTAA
- the ntrC gene encoding nitrogen regulation protein NR(I), translating to MSEKIKKTDQPTPIVWIVDDDASIRWVLEAALEDKPFIIKSFDSPTIALKNIDSFPPTVIVSDIRMPDMDGLTFMEAVHEYDKTIPVIIMTAHADLTTAVRSYQSKAFEYLPKPFDLDEAISLIERAIKRQLSGGRSARSRKEPSAKQPLNIIGAAPAMQEVFRIIGRVSQLDVTVLVNGETGTGKELIAQALHELSPRSDKPFVALNTAAIPRELLESELFGHEKGAFTGAHSQRIGRFEQANGGTLFLDEIGDMPVDLQTRLLRVLNDGSFYRVGGRNAIRADVRIVAATHQNMELLVREGRFREDLLYRLNIIRIKIPPLRERREDIALLLKFYMTKEAKSLGLEEKQFEKEVVSFLTSLPWPGNVRQLRSLCTWLTIMAPDKMVHMEDLPLELRTGSQGLVSSDAQTSQDWQVGLRLWADAFLASGKQGLHTEAEPMFEKVLIEAAMQASHFHRQQAAAILGWGRNTLTRKTQALGMD from the coding sequence GTGAGCGAAAAAATTAAAAAAACAGATCAGCCTACTCCGATTGTTTGGATTGTTGATGATGACGCTTCGATTCGTTGGGTTTTGGAAGCTGCATTGGAAGACAAGCCTTTTATTATTAAATCATTCGATTCACCGACCATTGCGCTAAAAAATATCGACAGCTTCCCCCCGACGGTGATTGTTAGTGATATTCGTATGCCTGATATGGACGGACTTACTTTTATGGAAGCCGTTCATGAATATGATAAAACCATACCGGTCATTATTATGACTGCGCATGCTGATTTAACGACAGCGGTGCGTTCTTATCAGAGTAAAGCGTTTGAATATTTGCCGAAACCCTTTGATTTAGATGAGGCGATTAGTTTAATTGAACGTGCGATTAAGCGCCAACTATCGGGCGGTCGTTCTGCACGTAGTCGAAAAGAACCCAGCGCAAAGCAGCCGCTCAATATTATTGGTGCGGCACCTGCGATGCAAGAGGTGTTTAGAATTATTGGTAGAGTATCGCAGCTAGATGTCACCGTTTTAGTGAATGGCGAAACGGGAACCGGTAAAGAGCTGATAGCCCAAGCACTGCATGAACTCAGTCCAAGATCGGACAAACCTTTTGTTGCTTTAAATACGGCCGCTATTCCGCGCGAGTTGTTGGAATCAGAACTATTTGGACATGAGAAGGGGGCCTTTACCGGAGCGCACTCTCAGCGCATTGGGCGATTTGAGCAGGCGAATGGCGGTACGCTGTTTTTAGATGAAATAGGTGATATGCCGGTTGACCTACAGACACGATTATTGCGTGTATTAAATGACGGTAGTTTTTATCGTGTTGGTGGACGCAATGCTATTCGGGCTGACGTGCGTATTGTGGCGGCAACCCATCAAAACATGGAGTTGTTAGTTCGTGAAGGCCGTTTTCGTGAAGACTTGCTTTATCGGTTAAATATTATTCGTATTAAAATTCCGCCTCTTAGAGAGCGTCGAGAAGATATTGCGCTGTTGCTTAAGTTTTATATGACCAAAGAAGCTAAGTCGCTCGGTTTAGAAGAAAAGCAGTTTGAAAAAGAGGTGGTGAGCTTTTTAACGAGTTTACCCTGGCCTGGTAATGTGCGCCAACTCCGTAGCCTATGTACTTGGCTAACCATCATGGCACCGGATAAAATGGTGCATATGGAAGACCTGCCTCTTGAACTTCGTACCGGTTCGCAAGGCTTGGTTAGCTCGGATGCGCAAACCAGCCAAGATTGGCAGGTTGGTTTGCGCTTGTGGGCGGATGCCTTTTTAGCCTCCGGTAAGCAAGGGCTTCATACCGAAGCAGAGCCTATGTTTGAAAAGGTGCTGATTGAGGCCGCAATGCAAGCCAGTCATTTTCATCGCCAGCAAGCTGCGGCGATTTTGGGGTGGGGTAGAAATACCCTAACGCGTAAAACGCAAGCACTAGGTATGGATTAA
- the glnL gene encoding nitrogen regulation protein NR(II), producing MKLTSKNIAWDELLDGLATAVIWVDHEQRIGYMNIAAAELLQVSTRRIIGVAWKVLLPGLVDDLTSFGEQRLTIHEYQIQLPDLQRVRVSCTFSCYEVNGRAGWLVEIFNTERHHRIVEEDERWHQYEAGNLLVKTLAHEVKNPLAGIYGAAQLLQKRFQQDQKAISFLDVISKEVQRLKNLVDSMLGPRQTAEKELHNIHEVIRHVLRVTKPEFPETIQVMLDYDPSIPEIRMDFEAMIQAFLNLIKNAMQAMEGLTGLITIRTRVERKFTLGTQTFPLVAVVSIHDEGSGIPKEVFDSIFYPMVSSKKEGTGLGLPVSQNIIRQHGGLIVAESEPGHTVFHVYIPFERGEK from the coding sequence ATGAAATTGACTTCTAAGAATATTGCTTGGGATGAGTTATTAGACGGTTTAGCAACCGCTGTGATTTGGGTGGATCATGAACAGCGTATTGGTTATATGAATATCGCGGCTGCAGAATTATTACAAGTAAGCACCCGCCGAATTATTGGGGTTGCATGGAAAGTATTGTTACCAGGCCTGGTGGATGACTTAACCAGTTTTGGCGAACAGCGTTTAACCATTCATGAGTATCAAATCCAGCTACCGGATTTGCAACGTGTAAGGGTGAGCTGTACTTTTTCTTGTTATGAAGTAAACGGGCGAGCGGGCTGGTTAGTGGAAATTTTTAATACCGAACGACATCATCGTATTGTGGAGGAAGATGAACGTTGGCATCAGTATGAAGCCGGTAATCTTTTAGTTAAGACGTTGGCGCACGAGGTTAAAAACCCTTTGGCGGGTATTTATGGCGCGGCGCAGCTTTTACAAAAACGCTTTCAGCAAGACCAGAAAGCGATTAGTTTTTTGGATGTGATTTCTAAAGAGGTTCAGCGCTTAAAGAACTTGGTTGATTCTATGCTCGGTCCTCGGCAAACGGCTGAAAAAGAACTGCACAATATTCATGAAGTGATACGTCATGTTTTGCGTGTCACTAAGCCGGAGTTTCCGGAGACTATTCAAGTGATGTTGGATTATGACCCTTCGATTCCGGAAATTCGGATGGATTTTGAGGCGATGATCCAAGCTTTTCTCAATTTAATAAAGAATGCTATGCAAGCGATGGAGGGCTTAACTGGGCTAATTACCATCCGCACCCGAGTTGAACGCAAGTTTACGCTGGGTACGCAAACCTTTCCTCTAGTCGCTGTAGTTAGTATTCACGATGAAGGTTCCGGGATTCCTAAAGAGGTTTTTGATTCTATTTTTTATCCGATGGTGAGCAGTAAAAAAGAAGGTACCGGCTTGGGATTACCGGTATCACAGAATATTATCCGTCAACATGGGGGGCTCATCGTTGCAGAAAGTGAGCCGGGTCATACCGTTTTCCATGTTTATATCCCATTTGAACGAGGTGAGAAGTGA